The following nucleotide sequence is from Deltaproteobacteria bacterium.
TCCCTGCTCACCTGCTCATCCGCGTCGAGGTGGAGAATCCAGGAGTGCTTCGCCCGGGGATCTGCAAAGTTCCTCTGAACGGAGAAGTCTTCGGGCCAGGGATTATTGACGACCCTGGCGCCCAGTTCGTGAGCGAGATCGCAGGTTCTATCGGTGCTTCCCGAGTCGACCACGACGATTTCATCTGCAAACCGGGCGGAGTCGATGCACCGGGTGATTCTTTCTTCCTCATTTTTCGTGAGAATGATGACCGATATGTCGGCTTTTCTGGAGATGCTCACTTTTCTGCCCCGAAAATGCCCTTCTTTAAGTTCCTTGCGGCGTCTTCTACGATGTACCAGTAGTGGGAGTAGATCACCCTGTTCAGAGCATCTCCCGTGTGTTTCCTGTTTACCATGATTTTCTCGAGAGCCATCTTCCTGTAGGATCCGACCGTCTTCGACTCCGGGTGGAGCCGGTACCCGGATAGAATCGTATCACCCAGGTTTACGCACCTCGATATGGTGAGAAGCCGTATCCAGAGATCGTAGTCCATGCAGTAGGAGAGCGATTCATCCAGTCCCCCCGCGAGATCCAGGATCTCCCTTCTCACGAGGGAAGAGGGCTGGGCGAGGGTGGAGTGTTTGTGGTAGAGCAACTTCTCAAGAGAGAGGTCGGGGTAGGCGAGGGTCTTTTTCACCCGGTCCTGGTGATCGATAAAGGCCACACCCCCGTACACGATTCCGGCAAAAGGGTGTTCTTCGAGAGCGGCGACCATTTTCGTGAGGGCGCCGGGCAAGAGGACGTCGTCGGACCCGATCCAGGTCACGTATTTCCCCGATGCCCTCTTGAGTCCTTTGTTCAACGCATCCGTCTGTCCACGATCGGGTTCGCTCACCCAGCAGGTAAGGTGTTCGGCATACCTTTCGATGATTTCCCGTGAGTTGTCCTTCGA
It contains:
- a CDS encoding glycosyltransferase → MHSHIEKEITSHISILKKVNAGHEGEEHFTHYPTVSVITPSYNQGEFLERTILSVLNQDWPNLEYIIIDGGSKDNSREIIERYAEHLTCWVSEPDRGQTDALNKGLKRASGKYVTWIGSDDVLLPGALTKMVAALEEHPFAGIVYGGVAFIDHQDRVKKTLAYPDLSLEKLLYHKHSTLAQPSSLVRREILDLAGGLDESLSYCMDYDLWIRLLTISRCVNLGDTILSGYRLHPESKTVGSYRKMALEKIMVNRKHTGDALNRVIYSHYWYIVEDAARNLKKGIFGAEK